The genome window AAGAAGCGGTCTTTATCTTCGATCTCTCCCCCAAAATGCCCGGTATCTTCCTCGCTGAAAGGGAGCCGGAGAAAAGCGAGAGAAGCTCCCCCTTTCTTCTTCTGCTGAAAAAATATCTTCCGGGATCGAGAATAAACGAAATAAGGCAGGTGGAGCTCGATCGGGTAGTGATATTTTCCTTCACTGCTCACTCACCGATGAAGATGGAATACCAACTGATCTTAGAGCTTATACCCAAAAAACCAAATGCAGTTCTAACCGACGCCTCTTTCACCATAATAGGAACAGCGAAGAACATCAATAACGAGAAAAGAAGCCTACTTCCGGGCGGAAAGTATAACCCCCCGGAGATAGGTGAAAAGGAAAATCCCTTCGCCATCAACGAGGAGAGGTTCAAGGAATTAGAAGAGCAATTCCAAGAAGAGGATGGGGTTAAATTCCTCGTCTCACACTTTCTCGGGATCTCCCCCCTATTCGCCAAGGAGATTGTAAAAATCGCCGAGGAGAGGAAAATCCCTCTTTCCGCCTCCTTCTTCTCCTTTGTCGAGCGATTGAAAAAGGAGAAACCCTCTCCCACCATCTACTATCCCGAAATGGCGAAGCTCCCTATAGAGCATCAACTCCTCGACTCCGAGACAGCGATGACCCCATTCCCCTTCCAATCCTTAAAAGGGCTCATCGCGGAGTATTTCCCCGACTTCATCACCGCCTCAGCCGCCTTCTATCAGAAACAGAAAGAGATAGAGGCTTTCCTAAAGGGGCGAAGGGAAATCAAAAAAGCCCTTGAAAGAAACCGGGAGAGGCTCTCTTCACTCATCAAAAACCTTAAAGAGGATCTAAGCCGGTCGGAAAGAGCGGAGGAATACCGGCGTTATGGGGAGCTCATCATCGCCAATCTGAACCGGCTTAAGGGAAGAAAAGGAGAAGAAAGGATCAAGGTAATAGACTACTACCATCCAGAACAAAAGGAAATAGAGATACCGATAGAGCCCACCCTCTCTCCGAGAGAGAACGCCGAACGATACTTCAAGCTGGCGAGCAAGGCGGAAAAAGGGAGAAAAGTGATCGAAAAAAGGCTCGCCGAGGCGGAAAAGAGGTTATCGAAAATAGAAGGCTTGATCCAGTCCCTTGAAGAGATCGACTCTCCAGAGGAACTCTCCGAGCTTGAGGGAGAACTTATAAAACTTGGCTTAATGCAGAAAGAGGGGAGAAGAACCAAGGAGAAAGAGGAACGAAAGCCCTACCGGCGGTTTATCTCCTCAGAGGGGTGGGAGATCCTGGTGGGAAGAAGCGCAAAGGACAACGATATCCTTACCTTCAAGGTAGCCCGCCCCGAAGATTTCTGGCTCCACGCATCGGAGGCGAAGGGAAGTCATGTGGTGGTGCGAAACCCCGAAAAAAGGGAGGAGCTACCAGCAAATACCCTGAGAGAAGCGGCGGAGATCGCCGCCTATTACAGCAAAAGAAGGAACTCAATCTGGGCATTCGTCCATTATACGAAGAGGAAATATTTGAAGAAGCCAAAGGGGTTTCCCCCGGGAAAGGTCCTCCTCCTCCGGTATAAGGCGCTTACGGTAAAACCGGGTATTCCCGAAAAAATAAAGGAGGCACTTTCCTCGACTTCGATATAAATTAATATTGGGAGGAAAAAACCGATGAAGAGTTCAACTGCCTGGGCAATGCTGATTGCCATTCTTATCTTCGCCTTTATTGGCTTTTACTTCCTCTTCTGGGAGAGAATAACCGAACGGGATATCCCCAAGCTGACAAAGGCGTTCGTCGCAGTCCAGAAAGAAGGAGAACCTTATGCCACCAATGCCCCGGTTTTCGGAAAATATGGGGATAAGATCATCCTCCATGCAGTAGTGGTAGGGATAAAAAGAGGGGAAAAGGAGCCAACCTATTTCACCTATGCCCCAGCGCTTATCATCAACGGGAAAAGGATACCTCAAAAAAGGATCGAGCACTGGCAAAAGAAATGGGGAGACTTGAAGATCTTCTGGTTTAAGATAGAGCCCCTACTCCTTCGGGTAAGAAAGAAGGATTTCGAAAAAGAGAACAAGATAGCCTACCATGAAAGCTACCTCCCCAACTGGTCAAGCTACTGGGAGCACGAAGCACATCTCGCCCCCACTTACGACTTCTTTGAGAAGCCAAAGCTGAAGGAGACCGAAGCGCTTATCATCCGCCAAGAGGCGGAGGAGGAGCGGATAGGAACGATGCGGTTCAAGATCCGGGTGGCGTTGTTCAAGAGGGGGAATCGGATTGTCCCCATAAGGAGGGCAGTTGCTCCGGGCATAGAGCAATTCGATGATCTCGGGATAACAGATGCGGTAACCAGGGTAACGGTAAGAGGAACTGGGGACGATCTTCTTTCCTACTTAAAGGCTTATTACCATCTACCCTATCTCGATTTCTCCGAGCCCTTCCCTCTTCGG of Acidobacteriota bacterium contains these proteins:
- a CDS encoding NFACT family protein; this translates as MDAITLSFLLTELRERVVGWHISRFEPLDNGFSLSLRGEGEEAVFIFDLSPKMPGIFLAEREPEKSERSSPFLLLLKKYLPGSRINEIRQVELDRVVIFSFTAHSPMKMEYQLILELIPKKPNAVLTDASFTIIGTAKNINNEKRSLLPGGKYNPPEIGEKENPFAINEERFKELEEQFQEEDGVKFLVSHFLGISPLFAKEIVKIAEERKIPLSASFFSFVERLKKEKPSPTIYYPEMAKLPIEHQLLDSETAMTPFPFQSLKGLIAEYFPDFITASAAFYQKQKEIEAFLKGRREIKKALERNRERLSSLIKNLKEDLSRSERAEEYRRYGELIIANLNRLKGRKGEERIKVIDYYHPEQKEIEIPIEPTLSPRENAERYFKLASKAEKGRKVIEKRLAEAEKRLSKIEGLIQSLEEIDSPEELSELEGELIKLGLMQKEGRRTKEKEERKPYRRFISSEGWEILVGRSAKDNDILTFKVARPEDFWLHASEAKGSHVVVRNPEKREELPANTLREAAEIAAYYSKRRNSIWAFVHYTKRKYLKKPKGFPPGKVLLLRYKALTVKPGIPEKIKEALSSTSI